The genomic interval AGGGTCGCGGGATCGGGCGGCACAGCAGGGACAGGCGAGGCTGCGGACGGCCCGGCGCAGCCGCTCTGGGTCGGGACGGAATCCACCCCACACCCTCGGGCACCAGAGCGTGTTCCTATCTTTTGTCCTTTGCACGCGTCCTTGCACACGCGACTCTGAGCCACATCTTCCCCCGCAGCACCAAGTCCGATCCACGCGACCCTCGGGACCTGCAAGCACATGAGCCCGAGAATCAACAGATGCAACGAAAACTCCAGGAATCCAGCAAACGCAGACCTTAGCTCCCCACGGAGGGAACGAAGGGCGCAGGGCGGCCCCGTGCACAGCGGAAGAAGCGGCCCGGACGCCGGGCTCTGCCCCCTCGGGCGCGTACCCGGGCCTCGGTGCCCGTTTTCCGCTTCTGGCCAGGCTGGCGCTTTTACCTTCACGCCCGAAGTCTCCGCTTTCAAGCTAACTGGCAACGTCCTTCTGGATCGTTTCCTGAATCCTCTCCGCCAGCGCGCGAAGATGGGCTTTTCTGAGGCCTCTGATTAAGGTGTGATACGCGCCCCTCCTCCCGTGCACCTGGTACCAGTGACGCAGCAGCTGCACCTTCTGCTCCGCTGTGTCCTGCAGGTTGTCGTTCTTGATCTCGTCTATCTTGGCTTCGTTGATCCCGTTCTTCCGAACGAATTCCCTgacctgttttattttcatttgttcagcGATGCCGATGATGTATTTGCTCAGGTCGATGTCTGAAAGGCAGGGGACGGTCTCTGACAACACGTCCTGCTGAATGCAATTGTTACCATTGAGAACTACGCGGATCCCTCTGCTCCTAGTGCTGGGGACACCAGTTAAGTCCCAGAAATGGGGAGCACTGGCCGGCGGGGGGGACACAAAGCCAGAAACCCGCTTGAGCCCCCAGCCTGACCCCTCCTGGGCCCCCAGTAATTTGCTCACAACAGGGCAAGACGTAGGAGGGAAGAGGCCTGGAAGAGATGCCCGCTGACGTTCTTAGGATGTGCCGACCCGTGACCCAGAGACCGGGAGGCGGGCAACGACCCGGGGACCTTGTCTGTGACTCGCAGGCCAAGCAGCCCCGGGCGGAGCCCCGGACGCCGCGTCCCGCCCCTGAGCCTCAGGACCGCGTCCGCTGCACCCGATTCACTTCTAACTATGAGCATTAGTTACACGGCGGAGCCGCCGATAAGCGCTCGGCGCCGAGCAGAAAGGCCTGTGAGCTCGAGGAAGGGCGGGAACACGTCCCGGAAGCAGCGGCGTCAGTCCACCCCGAAGTCAGCCCGTTACCTTCGAAGGAAGCGTCTCCGTGCAATTACAGGACGGGAGCCTTACCTGCACAGTTCATTGGTATCACTTCCTgggggagacaaaaaaaaaacggaaagaacatgataaataagaatatatttataacagTCTAAATCTGATTGTCTAATTCGTCCTTAACCCTGAAGGAAATACAGCCAGTAGCACGATGCACAGAATCAGCTAAACTGTGTCCTTAAAAAGGattcttttcccattgaaatttttattctgcAAAGTTCCAGCTTTGCCAGAAACTAAGGCGTGTGAGCTTATCTTTTATGCAAAGAATCGAAGGGATTCATGGAATTTGCAGAGATGACTTTTCATACAGACTTGAGAAAATAACATAAGGGACATaattctcaaattttcttttttttttcaaattttctctacagcaactattcttttttttttttttttttttttgacatgtcaAAATGGTTTAAGGTGGAGCAGTTCAAAGAGCCCTGGCCCCAAGCAGAAATCGTCGCTCATCGAGCGAACTGCTTTCTCTCCCAAACGTATCTTTCGAGATTTGAAACGCTTTGCTCTCATACTGGAGAGAGAAGCGGCGACGCACGGTCCACGGGGCCCGGGTGACGCGCGCGTCCCTGCGGTGACACCAGCACAGGACACAGGCTCGGCCCCATCCCGCCGCCAGCTCCCACGGCGTGTGTCTCGCGCCCGGTTAGTTCGTCCTCGAGTGAGCTGTGTGGGAGCCTCCTGTCAACCGGGCGCCGTTCCCCGCGGCCCGACCCGGGCCCACAAACTCTcgataaatgcaaataaaaagccGAATGGCCGCTTTCCCTAGTTTCTTAAGGAAGCGCGTGTACGTTCCAACACCTACAGTAGGAGGGGACGGTGTGGGTCCCAGGGTGACATTCCCTTTTGTCCTGCGCCGTTTGAACAGCCCTGGAAGATCAAAGAAACTTCTATCAGGCTCCGGTCCCAGCCTTGGAGGAAGCCCCTAGGACACACCGTCCCACCAAGGAGAGGGTGACGCGGAAGGACGGAGGCACCGGCGCTccaggctcccaccccacgaggcCAAACGTTCTCGAGACACGTCACGTCCTAACTGAGCCATCCCGTGAGCACACCGGCCTCGTCAGAATGACGCAGGGCACGGCCGCCGCTGCCCCCTTCACCGGGACGGACGTGGCAGGCGTGAGGCAGACGCGGGAGCCACAGGGCGTGAAACATTGGATTCCGCGGCCTGGAATCCAAGTCATTAAAACTTGTCACCTCTCCGTGCTTTATGAGTGATTCCGAGGGACCTTCGATGGCAATCACGATCATGCCCAGGCGGGGCTCGCCTGTTGGCTTTACTATAACCCTCGCGTTAACTCCATTGCCTTGGTGTCGTAAGTTAaggggcaaaaataaataaaaagacccccaaaaaatagaataaataaataaataaaaccccaaagACTGTGGCGTTTGACCCAGGGACAGGGGGCACAGAGCACAGAGGTGTCAGGTGTCCCCTGCCTCTTTCCCAGGAAGATCCTGCCTCCCGTGGGGCCCTCGGTGAGCATGCAGGGATTGCTTCTGATCCTCGGTCAACCCTCGTCCATAATGAGGATGGGACCTTCCACCCGCTCCGAGCTCCAGGGTAACTGCTCATACATAGCAGCTGGCAGATGGTACCACCTAGTTCTCAGCACCTGGCAGGGGTGCGGTTAGGGCCGGTGCTTAACGTGAGAGCTACCTGCCCGGTGGGAGCCGTCTCATGGGAAGGACGCGGGGGAATTCTGGTGAATTCTACTTCCCAAGTGATTTCAATGTGCGGTCTGAACAAAGTAAGCACTTACACCAGCACACGAGCACGGACATCAGAATCGGGATGAGGACGCAAAACCACAGGTATCTGGAGCTGGATCCTGTAGGAGCCACATTGAAGAGCGAACGTGAGCACAGGCAACCCGGGAGACCGAGCGCGGGACTCCCGAAGAGtaaaatttcttcatatttttgacAGCAGGGATGAGAGAAAGGAGGACATAGTCATAAAGAGAAATCATGACCTTCTTCACATTTGGTGTCGCTGGTCGGTGTGCACCTCTCAAGGATTCCATGTTCACacctaaaaaaaacaacaaataaaggaacagggaagcctgggtggtgcGGCCGCttgtgtcccactcttgattttggctcaagtcatgatcactGGGTCacagatcgagccccacatcggggtcccaCACTCAGCTCGGAGGCTGTTGGGGTTCTCTCTATCtcggcccctgccccccaccacgtgcacgtgcacatgtgcatacacccactcacacactctctctctctcaaaatgaataaataaaataaaataaaaaaaaaacagaggaaattttaaaaagcctggTGGGCAGACTCCTTGACCACCTGCAAGGACACCACACTGTAAATCCTGGGCCATTTTAGTCATCTTTGCATCTCCCGCAAACAAACCCCTCCCCCCGGGTATTGCTAGATTAGCATCTAAAGCtggcacaaataaaaaataaaaaataaaaaaaaaaataaataaagctggtACAAATTCATAACATAATTTGGAAGTTTGGACAAGAAATATCCTAGAGTGACTGTGCTTGTTGTTAAGATATCAAGAGTTAAAGGAAGGtatgaaaatattgataaattggaAAAAGGATGAAACAGACAAAGATTTAAAATTGGTAGTaaatggggctcctggggggctcagcggtggagcatctaccttcggcccagggcgtgaccccggggtcccgggattgagtcccacgtcggggtccccgcagggagcctgcttctccctctgcctctctctctgtctctcatgaataaataaataaaatctttaaaaaataaaataaaattgggagtaaaaaattatttaaaaagtaataaacttggagtaaaataaaaaataaaattgggagtAAAGCAATGTTCTTAAAGTCATAAACTGCAAAAAGCTATTTCAGAACAGTCCCACTGAACAATAAAACGACGGGTCGACAGCCCCGCCCTCGACCCTGCTCAGCAAGCCTACCCAGCCTGCGCTCCGGCGTCCCGTGGTGGGCAGGACGCGCGGGAGGAAACCCTCGGTGTCGGTATCTGAGCACGACGGTCAGACTGGCTCAGCCCTGCCCCAACTCCACGCGCCTGGCAAGTCACCTAATCCCTGTGAGCCTGTTTGCTCACCGATGACAAGGAGTCAACATGACAACAAGGAGGTTCCGGTGATTGAGATTACGAAGGACTTAGAACTATTACTACAGCCGACCCTTGAACCACGTGGGGGTCGGGGCCCTGAccctcccctctgtccccacaTAGTTGATGATCCTCAAGTAGCTGCTGACGCCCCCGAAGCGGAACCTCTAATACCCTACTGTCAGCCGgaagcagtttggcgcctgcctttggcccagggcgcgatcctggagacccgggattgaatcccacgtcgggctcccggtgcatggagcctgcttcttcctctgcctgtgtgcctctctctctctctctgtgtgtgtgactatcataaataaataaaaattaaaaaaaaaagaaagatgaaaacttaCGTGCTACACGGGTTGCAGTGTTCGCACGGAGAGACGTCACAGTAGAAGTTTAGTTTACATCTGCACTTGGTATTCCGGGTCTGAGTACAGTTTCTTTCCACTTCTAAGCCTAGAAAGCCAGTTTGAAGACTATTAGTTACAACAGCTGATGAGCAAGGGCCGCAAGAGAAGATTCGCGATCTACCCTTACATCAGCACACCTCCTGCAACACACAGGTAGCGTTCACCTGCAAAAGAGGCAACCCCAGGTGAAGCAGTTGAAATCACTGGGCAGGGTTTGAAAAGGACAGACAGTCCAGCAACCAACATAGCCCCACTTTTGCTGGAAGGGTTGCCCCGTTCCTATACAGCCTGGCTACTTAGGGCATGGCTTGTGCACCCACCTTGGGGGGtggggtcgtgatctcagggtcccggaatcgagccccatgtcatgctTCCAGCTTGGGggtggcggggagtctgcttctccctctccctctgcccctcccctactcatgcttgctcgctctctcttgcaaataaatacataaaatcttaaaaaaaaaaaaaaggaaatgcagagtATCAGGCCCTCATCAACACTTAGTGAGACCAATGCCAAAGCCCTTgcttagagattctgatttaattgctCTGAGGTGGGACCTAAATGTGAACATTTTTCATAGTTCCCTGCGTGATCCTAACATACAGCCAGGGTGGAGAAACATTGCTTTAGGGCCCAAAAAGGGACAAGAAAAGCTTTATGTCCTGGGATTTCTTGATATGAAATGAAACTGGGGAGTTTTTCTGTTACATCTGGATCCGGGCTCTCATGATAGGTTGAGGCATCCATAGAAATTCCGGTCCTCAGTTAGAATTAATCAAGACAAAACAGATCTCCAAAGGGGAGGGGGCCTCCCGCCTCCCACCCACCTCTTGGATTCCTCTGTCCTTGTATCAGAAGGCTCCTGAGCTCTTGCCGGCTATACCAAGAACGCAAATCAaggcaggaaaacaaaatttacGCACCTGTTCACCAGGTTCATATTTCGTCATTCTGGGAAAATTGCCTAGATTTGACCCGCAAATGTCTAGACTAGTGATTAGCTCAGTACCTGGCGCTGCTTCACTCCAGCCAGCTCCATCCTGCCCGCCCCCGTATGCCAATCCGGCACCGGAGTAGGTCCCAACCTCAAAACCTCAAAGTGCATTATACATGGCTCTACATGGAGTGGCACTACTGGCCTTTCTGATGGCTTCAAAGACACTTACCATGCTCTCCATCGCAGATTCCACATCTCCTGCATTTAGGAGACAAATGCGTCTTGTCTGTGTACTCCTCCCCTTCTTGGCAGGGCACACAGTGTGATTTACCCGCATAAGACGTGCAGTCACTTTCCTTCCGTGTGCCTGCCCAAGAGAAAAATGGAGGCGGCGTTGGAACACAAGGTGGACGTGCAA from Canis aureus isolate CA01 chromosome 27, VMU_Caureus_v.1.0, whole genome shotgun sequence carries:
- the FAS gene encoding tumor necrosis factor receptor superfamily member 6, which codes for MLIKIFCSKLRVMPWTKTLASIAGPWPRGVKAQVTSLSYKVLRSGRNVTMGDVRCWEDPLHGNSLCCDACPPGTRKESDCTSYAGKSHCVPCQEGEEYTDKTHLSPKCRRCGICDGEHGLEVERNCTQTRNTKCRCKLNFYCDVSPCEHCNPCSTCEHGILERCTPTSDTKCEEGSSSRYLWFCVLIPILMSVLVCWWLFKRRRTKGNVTLGPTPSPPTVETVPCLSDIDLSKYIIGIAEQMKIKQVREFVRKNGINEAKIDEIKNDNLQDTAEQKVQLLRHWYQVHGRRGAYHTLIRGLRKAHLRALAERIQETIQKDVAS